One genomic region from Torulaspora delbrueckii CBS 1146 chromosome 4, complete genome encodes:
- the SUE1 gene encoding Sue1p (similar to Saccharomyces cerevisiae SUE1 (YPR151C); ancestral locus Anc_3.496), with translation MNIKTRSSSLMRRFSTSSRVWRRKSVTDDLFRTLPRVPTTRFLETQRLSSDILFSGYRPVMYPVRENPLFGRGTKTEAPASLESNLPRYDLWSTTTMGLERFPEWSNVPREVVRKLRPFDRHHR, from the coding sequence ATGAACATTAAAACTCGTTCTAGCTCATTGATGAGACGATTCAGTACCAGTAGTAGAGTGTGGAGGCGCAAGAGTGTAACAGATGACCTTTTCAGAACACTCCCCAGGGTTCCAACAACCCGTTTTTTAGAGACTCAAAGGCTTTCGAGTGATATTCTGTTTAGTGGGTATCGACCGGTAATGTACCCAGTTCGTGAGAACCCATTGTTCGGTCGTGGGACCAAAACGGAGGCTCCAGCTTCGCTGGAGTCCAATTTGCCCCGCTATGACCTATGGTCAACCACCACAATGGGTCTGGAAAGGTTCCCCGAATGGTCTAATGTGCCGCGAGAAGTTGTACGGAAGCTTCGACCCTTTGATCGCCACCATAGATAG
- the CAF130 gene encoding CCR4-NOT core subunit CAF130 (similar to Saccharomyces cerevisiae CAF130 (YGR134W); ancestral locus Anc_3.497): MKRSNLDKVRPLHELLVEANLQPLKGVEGLAEALREEKVLKNDQWRPSLICETLIIALFTTRAGISLLPLFSESAKRKRVGPRVLEWHNDEELMLRFFSYILENRSSRIEPRLFEKARWKLPLFFLIESKFLAASMVLDQNYNLLLDYVHTITPMIKRWVHRAFTQGTFFKDTVVCYNRVYELKDSSEWYSFGTKKSNEERRAIQQFLRENSEQVLDTYHEMVRPSNERAINDTASYHHRISQHENVYSFDINQDGSLEIPNIMSHASVRHDILQNLMRLPLCDSPLLQWQFKLMAGLVDPLTQPPPNDKHIISLDLLYQMLLGLMEPAISNTLGSDGCDWKFHLCFNMQKIIQASLKRLNLQDFDTLNSINNSDEDVSWRDNLHSWLPHGLNTQNLELIYMIDILAVYTIYKLYEDLPVQLNPFLSPMISLWKNLTCVILLGLEIDRFEEEHETFETPVLVRATIRGAAALRAVVATILNGHVDTYKHDFMHEPLNTFMSPHGRKLCQGALYADLRSHAAALLALGTELEDVTNLLADLQAGDRFDEDVRYMFEYECDNYNEGDSESEKDGKLAVEQPKILQRRCNCIFDDDEMAEDEDFDGENDEAFFSKHLILQQNAQTSLSMSSSGKPRAVRSGGAFEFDYSGKDWRDIPRGSNFYYSPDFEFIESPSLSSLLALTKKASSEKLVEKESLTLLRSVASCVKNEQDEITLGNLIDPHQDSQADEESRNADKIEPDDIYEMWCENSTFEKIVYFNHTLAWKLMDEMLLCIGYRRVLIWFITHMELNHSLIHYIFELVMGLRGNSDENDRDVDLAGPPLQDVDKVKGELSVGFSRQGALQLSTIETKMLLQEFFTNAAIFISKKSEESTDIANEEQNNENRDLNGNSENVSLYAMGLMKLICFMVRTFINKEKFDFSESECVFELQALLMNWIGIIPEAKTLFFELKSLIAGFSTATSVQEQKNAEVKNDTQEDVPKEQSPVRVSNTAGFEFNRKLMTLLPPLVKNKEENAAMQTLRSFIKTSSFLNTVPVIGRKIVYEDDKILPLPKSDVPLALHEYIDYDGNYAYASGDDYEDA; this comes from the coding sequence atgaaaaggtCCAATTTGGATAAAGTGAGGCCGTTGCATGAGTTGCTTGTTGAAGCAAATTTGCAGCCGCTGAAGGGCGTTGAAGGGCTCGCTGAAGCGCTTAGGGAGGAAAAGGTGTTAAAAAATGACCAGTGGAGACCTTCTTTAATCTGTGAGACCCTAATAATTGCACTATTCACAACGAGAGCTGGGATTTCGCTTTTGCCTCTGTTTAGCGAATCTGCTAAGCGTAAGAGAGTCGGTCCTCGTGTCCTAGAATGGCATAACGATGAGGAGTTGATGTTGCGGTTCTTTTCCTATATTTTGGAGAACAGAAGTAGCAGAATTGAACCGAGGTTGTTTGAAAAAGCCAGATGGAAATTACCTTTGTTCTTCCTAATCGAATCCAAGTTTCTTGCAGCGTCAATGGTGCTTGATCAGAACTATAATTTATTGCTCGATTATGTTCATACGATAACACCAATGATAAAGAGATGGGTGCATAGAGCCTTTACTCAGGGAACATTTTTCAAGGATACAGTGGTATGTTACAATAGAGTATACGAATTAAAAGATTCTTCCGAATGGTACAGTTTTGGCACTAAAAAGTCTAATGAGGAACGTCGTGCAATCCAGCAATTTTTACGAGAGAATAGCGAGCAGGTACTGGATACTTACCATGAAATGGTAAGGCCGAGTAACGAACGAGCCATAAATGATACTGCTTCGTATCATCACAGAATCTCACAGCATGAAAACGTGTACTCATTTGATATTAATCAGGATGGTTCGTTGGAGATACCGAATATCATGTCCCATGCATCAGTAAGGCATGACATCTTACAGAACCTCATGAGGCTGCCTTTGTGCGACTCACCACTCTTACAATGGCAATTCAAACTTATGGCAGGGTTGGTCGACCCGTTAACTCAGCCGCCGCCAAACGACAAGCACATTATCTCGCTGGATCTATTATACCAAATGCTCTTAGGGCTCATGGAACCAGCCATAAGTAACACATTGGGGTCGGACGGGTGCGATTGGAAATTCCATTTATGCTTTAACATGCAAAAGATCATACAGGCATCGCTCAAGAGGCTTAACTTACAGGATTTTGACACTCTCAACTCGATAAATAAcagtgatgaagatgtttcTTGGAGAGATAATTTGCATAGTTGGTTGCCTCATGGGCTCAACACACAGAATTTGGAGCTCATTTACATGATTGATATCCTTGCAGTGTACACCATTTACAAATTATATGAGGATCTACCGGTCCAACTGAATCCTTTCCTGTCACCGATGATATCGCTgtggaagaacttgacGTGCGTTATTCTGCTTGGGCTTGAGATCGATCGgttcgaagaagaacacGAGACTTTCGAGACCCCTGTATTGGTTCGTGCTACTATACGTGGTGCGGCAGCTTTAAGAGCAGTAGTGGCAACGATTCTAAATGGTCATGTCGACACTTACAAGCACGATTTTATGCATGAACCGTTAAACACTTTCATGTCACCTCATGGTAGGAAATTGTGTCAAGGTGCATTATATGCTGACCTGAGATCCCATGCAGCAGCACTACTTGCGCTCGGTACGGAACTCGAAGATGTCACGAATCTCTTAGCTGATTTGCAAGCGGGTGACCGCTTTGACGAAGATGTCAGATACATGTTTGAATACGAGTGTGATAATTATAATGAGGGTGATTCTGAGAGTGAGAAAGATGGGAAATTGGCGGTAGAACAACCTaagattttgcaaagaagatgtAACTGTATTTTTGACGACGACGAGATGgcagaggatgaagattttgatggtgagaatgatgaagctttcttctcaaaacATCTGATCTTGCAACAAAATGCTCAGACTTCGCTATCGATGTCATCTAGCGGTAAGCCTCGTGCGGTTCGGTCCGGTGGGGCCTTTGAGTTTGACTATAGTGGTAAAGACTGGCGGGATATTCCTCGTGGTTCAAATTTCTATTATTCTCCTGATTTTGAATTCATCGAATCTCCAAGCCTATCATCCTTATTGGCGCTGACAAAGAAGGCGTCTTCAGAAAAGCTTGTTGAGAAGGAGTCACTTACATTGCTTAGATCTGTCGCATCGTGCGTGAAGAACGAACAGGACGAAATAACCCTCGGAAACCTGATCGACCCTCATCAAGATTCTCAGgctgatgaagagagcAGAAATGCAGATAAAATTGAGCCCGATGATATTTATGAAATGTGGTGTGAAAACTCTACTTTCGAGAAGATTGTGTATTTCAATCATACACTCGCATGGAAGCTAATGGATGAAATGCTACTTTGTATCGGGTATCGTAGGGTACTCATTTGGTTCATCACTCACATGGAACTGAACCATTCACTCATACATTATATTTTTGAACTGGTCATGGGTTTGCGAGGCAACTCAGATGAGAACGATCGTGATGTCGACTTAGCTGGTCCACCACTTCAAGATGTTGATAAGGTCAAGGGTGAACTTTCTGTTGGTTTCTCACGTCAGGGTGCTTTGCAACTGTCTACTATTGAAACAaaaatgcttcttcaagagtttttcACCAATGCGGCTATATTCATCTCGAAGAAGTCTGAAGAAAGTACTGACATTGCCaatgaagaacaaaacaaCGAAAATCGTGACCTAAACGGAAATTCAGAGAATGTTTCATTGTATGCAATGGGTCTGATGAAGTTAATCTGCTTCATGGTGAGAACGTTCATCAACAAGGAAAAATTTGACTTCAGCGAATCCGAATGTGTATTTGAACTACAAGCGTTATTGATGAATTGGATCGGCATAATTCCGGAGGCAAAaactctcttctttgagcTCAAGAGTCTAATTGCTGGTTTCAGTACTGCTACATCGGTTCAGGAACAGAAGAATGCTGAGGTGAAGAATGATACTCAAGAAGACGTGCCGAAAGAGCAGTCACCTGTAAGGGTAAGCAATACTGCGGGCTTCGAGTTTAATAGAAAGCTGATGACATTATTGCCTCCTTTGgtgaagaacaaggaagaGAATGCTGCGATGCAGACTTTGAGAAGCTTCATCAAGACTAGCTCATTCTTGAATACCGTACCTGTCATCGGAAGGAAGATCGTTTACGAGGATGATAAGATTTTGCCTTTACCTAAGTCAGATGTTCCCTTGGCACTGCATGAATATATTGATTATGATGGCAATTACGCTTACGCTTCGGGTGATGATTATGAGGATGCTTGA